Part of the Candidatus Hydrogenedentota bacterium genome is shown below.
TCGCGGGTGACTTTTCGTTCACGCCGCAGGCAAGGGTCAGGGAACCGCAGGAGACTGAGCAATGACGAACCAGGACGGCGCGAAGCCGAACACGCCAGGCCTATTGCGGGTTCTGGTCTACGGCACGCTGAAGCGCGGCATGTGGAACCATGAGCGGTTCTGCGCCGGGGCGGTCTCCATCGAGGAGGCCGTGGTGCGCGGGCGGCTTTACGAGATAGACTGCGGGCTGCCGGTGCTGCAGGTGCCAGGGGCGGATATCCTCGCCCACGGATCCGCCGACCCGTGTGCCGACGTGGCGGCACAGACGCGCTTCGAAGCGGGGTCGGCCCAACACCCCGACCAGGGCACCAAAGGCCGCACACGGCGCGGCTGGGGGCTTGTTCGCGGGGAACTCATGACCTTCGACGACCCCGAGGAACGCCTCCCGCGCTTGGACCGCTTGGAGGGCTACCGCCCCGGTAGTCCCAGCCTCTACAACCGA
Proteins encoded:
- a CDS encoding gamma-glutamylcyclotransferase, encoding MTNQDGAKPNTPGLLRVLVYGTLKRGMWNHERFCAGAVSIEEAVVRGRLYEIDCGLPVLQVPGADILAHGSADPCADVAAQTRFEAGSAQHPDQGTKGRTRRGWGLVRGELMTFDDPEERLPRLDRLEGYRPGSPSLYNRVLVSVFSDGAPAAAWAYVGGEDFDKMPLRLLCVPSWSAGRPS